The following proteins are encoded in a genomic region of Rhizobium sp. CCGE531:
- a CDS encoding sel1 repeat family protein: MARFETTMSGNAMMGGNGADALCELGVNYATGRGCAADLVAAHKWLNIAAIRGSERAAELRADVAATLTKMQLAAALRAAREWMTTH, encoded by the coding sequence ATGGCACGCTTCGAAACGACGATGTCTGGAAATGCCATGATGGGTGGTAACGGCGCCGATGCCCTTTGCGAATTGGGCGTGAACTACGCGACCGGCAGGGGCTGCGCCGCAGACCTCGTTGCCGCCCACAAATGGTTGAATATCGCCGCCATCCGTGGCAGCGAGCGCGCCGCCGAGCTTCGCGCCGACGTCGCCGCGACCTTGACCAAGATGCAGCTCGCTGCAGCGCTTCGCGCCGCCCGCGAGTGGATGACCACGCACTGA
- a CDS encoding pyridoxal phosphate-dependent aminotransferase, whose protein sequence is MSAFSRFTPLISALPSTVPFVGPEALERQRGLSVNARIGANENGFGPAPSVLSAMRERAGDIWMYNDPENFELKQALAAHLGVQSANIAVGEGIDSLLGLIARMVIEPGTPVVTSLGGYPTFNFHVAGFGGRLVTVPYVDDREDLDGLLEAVKRANAPLVYFANPDNPMGSWWEADRIVAFARALPQNCLLILDEAYSETGPAGSLPDISDLIDQPNVLRTRTFSKAYGLAGARVGYAIGAPDTVLAFDKIRNHFGMNRLATVAALAALNDQAYLAEVVGKIQAAREEIGVIARDNGLLPLASATNFVAIDCGRDDTYARAIVDGLIQHGVFIRMPGVAPLNRCIRVSVGPSQDLDLLAEALPKVLKAIG, encoded by the coding sequence ATGTCCGCCTTCTCGCGCTTCACGCCGCTGATCAGTGCCCTTCCCTCCACCGTTCCTTTCGTCGGCCCCGAAGCGCTGGAGCGTCAGCGCGGTCTGAGCGTCAATGCCCGCATCGGCGCCAATGAAAACGGCTTCGGGCCTGCGCCTTCCGTTCTATCAGCCATGCGCGAACGGGCCGGCGATATCTGGATGTACAATGATCCGGAAAATTTCGAGCTGAAACAGGCGCTTGCGGCACATCTTGGCGTTCAATCCGCCAATATCGCCGTCGGTGAAGGCATCGACAGTCTGCTTGGCCTGATCGCCCGCATGGTGATCGAACCGGGCACGCCTGTTGTCACTTCGCTCGGCGGCTACCCCACCTTCAATTTCCACGTTGCCGGTTTCGGCGGGCGTCTGGTCACCGTACCCTATGTCGATGACCGCGAGGATCTCGATGGGTTGCTGGAGGCGGTCAAGCGCGCGAACGCGCCGCTCGTCTATTTCGCCAATCCCGACAACCCGATGGGAAGCTGGTGGGAGGCCGACAGGATCGTCGCCTTTGCCCGCGCGCTACCGCAAAACTGCCTGCTGATCCTCGACGAGGCCTATAGCGAGACCGGGCCTGCCGGCTCGCTGCCTGATATCTCTGACCTCATCGACCAGCCGAATGTCTTGCGCACCCGCACCTTTTCCAAGGCCTACGGCCTGGCTGGAGCCCGCGTCGGCTATGCCATCGGCGCGCCCGACACGGTGCTGGCCTTCGACAAGATCCGCAACCATTTCGGGATGAACAGGCTTGCGACCGTAGCGGCCCTCGCCGCGCTGAATGATCAGGCCTATCTCGCCGAGGTGGTCGGTAAAATCCAGGCCGCGCGCGAAGAGATCGGCGTGATCGCCCGCGACAACGGACTGCTGCCGCTCGCCTCCGCCACCAACTTCGTCGCCATCGATTGCGGCCGCGACGACACCTATGCCCGCGCGATCGTCGACGGGCTGATCCAGCATGGCGTCTTCATCCGCATGCCTGGCGTGGCGCCGCTCAACCGCTGCATCCGCGTCAGCGTCGGACCCAGCCAAGATCTGGACCTGCTGGCCGAAGCGCTGCCGAAGGTGCTGAAGGCGATCGGCTGA
- a CDS encoding pyridoxamine 5'-phosphate oxidase family protein — protein MSSADFEFSSDVAFTPAVKAIQSRKGSRRGYARMEIGGSWQTDITAEIAAFIESRTGAFLATANAAGQPYIQHRGGPAGFLKVLDRKTIGFADFAGNRQYITQGNLVENPKAHLFLMDYTYRQRVKIWGEARVIEGDAELAERLFPDGYNARVEQVILFTVTAWDANCPQHIPQLIDAATVQNLLAEKDHKIAELEKRIAAMSAPRE, from the coding sequence ATGTCCAGTGCAGATTTCGAGTTTTCGAGCGACGTCGCCTTCACTCCCGCCGTGAAGGCTATTCAGAGTCGCAAGGGTTCCAGGCGTGGTTATGCCAGAATGGAAATCGGAGGGTCATGGCAGACCGATATCACGGCTGAGATCGCCGCCTTCATCGAGAGCCGCACGGGCGCGTTTCTGGCGACAGCAAACGCGGCCGGACAACCGTATATCCAGCATCGCGGCGGTCCGGCCGGCTTTCTGAAGGTCCTGGATCGAAAGACCATTGGTTTTGCCGACTTCGCCGGAAATCGCCAATACATCACCCAGGGCAATCTCGTCGAAAATCCCAAGGCTCACTTGTTTCTGATGGATTATACTTATCGGCAGCGCGTCAAAATCTGGGGCGAGGCAAGAGTGATCGAGGGTGATGCTGAACTCGCCGAGCGCCTCTTTCCGGACGGGTATAATGCCCGGGTCGAACAGGTAATCCTGTTCACCGTAACGGCGTGGGACGCGAACTGCCCGCAGCACATACCGCAGCTTATTGATGCTGCCACCGTTCAAAACCTGCTGGCGGAGAAAGATCACAAGATCGCCGAACTGGAAAAGCGGATCGCGGCGATGTCTGCACCACGGGAATAG
- a CDS encoding LysR family transcriptional regulator, whose product MPDRLEAMSVLLSVVDAGSLSAASRILGVPLATVSRKVSELESHLGTRLFQRAGRGLILTETGQTYVSSCRRILDDIAEAERTAAGEFQAPKGNLTITAPVVFGRLHVLPVVTEFLKTHPEIDVRLIQSDRLIDLPEEHVDLAVRIGKLPDSSLIFRSVGEVRRVVCASPAYLQERGTPAVPDDLRMHDCVTFENLMSIRSWSFWKERSETSVPIHSRLVVDTAEAAIGAAVGGLGLARVLSYQVSKHISEGVLRTVLDDAEQDPWPVSLVYPSRGLMALKIRAFLDFAAPRLKESLGSHSEWRTAGSGAPA is encoded by the coding sequence ATGCCTGATCGCCTGGAAGCCATGTCCGTCCTTCTCTCCGTCGTCGACGCCGGAAGTCTTTCCGCAGCATCACGTATTCTCGGCGTGCCATTGGCGACTGTCAGCCGCAAGGTGTCGGAGCTTGAGAGTCATCTCGGAACGCGCCTCTTTCAGCGCGCCGGACGCGGCCTCATCCTGACCGAGACAGGCCAGACCTATGTGTCGTCCTGTAGACGCATCCTGGATGACATTGCCGAGGCGGAGCGTACGGCCGCGGGTGAGTTCCAGGCGCCGAAAGGCAATCTGACAATCACTGCGCCGGTCGTCTTCGGTCGATTGCACGTACTGCCTGTCGTCACCGAATTTCTGAAGACCCACCCCGAGATTGACGTCCGGCTCATTCAGTCGGATAGGCTGATCGACCTGCCGGAGGAGCATGTCGATCTGGCCGTCCGAATCGGTAAATTGCCTGACAGCAGCTTGATCTTTCGCAGCGTAGGAGAGGTCAGGCGGGTCGTGTGCGCAAGCCCAGCATATCTACAGGAACGGGGAACACCTGCAGTTCCGGATGATCTCCGTATGCATGACTGTGTCACCTTCGAAAATCTGATGTCGATACGATCATGGTCCTTCTGGAAGGAACGATCGGAAACCAGTGTTCCAATCCATTCCCGGCTCGTCGTCGACACCGCCGAGGCAGCCATCGGCGCCGCGGTCGGCGGGCTCGGTCTTGCCCGCGTGCTCTCCTATCAGGTGAGTAAGCACATATCCGAAGGGGTATTAAGAACCGTTCTTGACGATGCTGAGCAAGACCCTTGGCCGGTCAGTCTGGTCTATCCTTCGCGAGGGCTTATGGCGTTGAAAATCAGAGCCTTCCTCGATTTCGCCGCCCCTCGGTTAAAGGAAAGTCTCGGTAGCCACAGCGAATGGAGAACCGCCGGCAGCGGCGCTCCTGCATAA
- a CDS encoding PilZ domain-containing protein gives MTMLRATHLAKVKSEVYERSWERFYVQRPARLVAVRPCLTGISVRSAEISDISRGGASFTVATTVGLPSHYYLNILGLAYRIACAEVSRNENRVHVRFINLIEPETLRRVVRADFMIGNAEAMAARGRRR, from the coding sequence ATGACAATGCTTCGCGCAACCCATCTGGCGAAAGTCAAATCCGAAGTCTACGAACGCAGCTGGGAACGGTTCTACGTCCAGAGGCCGGCGCGTCTCGTGGCGGTCCGTCCCTGTCTGACAGGCATTTCCGTGCGCAGCGCCGAAATTAGCGATATCTCGCGCGGCGGCGCCAGCTTCACCGTCGCCACGACCGTCGGCCTGCCGAGCCATTACTACCTGAACATTCTCGGTCTCGCCTACCGCATCGCCTGCGCCGAGGTCAGCCGCAATGAAAACCGCGTCCACGTCCGCTTCATCAACCTGATCGAACCGGAAACACTGCGCCGTGTCGTACGCGCCGATTTCATGATCGGCAATGCCGAAGCAATGGCCGCACGCGGCAGAAGGCGATAG
- a CDS encoding glyoxalase superfamily protein: MTTYPSIDELKAQARRLRQAMAERGDDMSHSTTLELIAKQHGLRDWNTLSALAAKPNDGPDAPFDVGSAVRGRYLNQPFTGRVVAMSAKSGGLYKISIHFDEPVDVVEFESFSAFRQRINAQVDSDGISPRKTSNGLPHLVLDI; the protein is encoded by the coding sequence ATGACGACGTATCCGTCCATAGATGAATTGAAGGCTCAAGCCCGGCGTTTGCGTCAGGCCATGGCCGAGCGCGGCGACGACATGAGCCACTCGACGACGCTGGAACTGATCGCCAAGCAACATGGGCTGCGCGACTGGAACACGCTATCGGCGCTTGCGGCGAAGCCGAATGACGGGCCTGATGCGCCCTTCGATGTCGGCTCCGCCGTTCGCGGGCGCTACCTGAACCAGCCCTTCACGGGCAGGGTGGTGGCCATGTCGGCGAAATCCGGCGGGCTCTACAAGATATCGATCCATTTCGACGAACCGGTGGATGTGGTGGAGTTCGAGAGCTTCTCGGCCTTCCGCCAACGCATCAATGCCCAGGTCGACTCGGATGGCATCTCGCCGCGCAAGACGTCGAACGGCCTGCCGCATCTGGTTCTCGACATCTGA
- a CDS encoding MATE family efflux transporter codes for MTHSTETNMFLTGWLPGVFAKTAAPIIVITTVNGLFAVVDAYFLGVYVGAAALSAVSLIFPALMLLVALQTLVSNGMANILARRLGAGDRAGARTVFTSAHALAIAVVIAVNLVYWLVGRQVIALAAAGNTDVAQSAEAFMGVMIAFAPVSFFLSLHIDGLRCEGKLGFMTLVMLASTLLNILANWLLMAVAHWGVVGSAGGSILAQFTCLAIILAYRLRRPSALSLDMKLHLSEWRGIFAYGAPMSLGFIGISLSSAAILFNLSIWHEGNYVATVGAYGIVTRVMTFAYLPLLGLSIALQTISGHNHGAALPARVAHSVVIAMVSALVYCAAVELIVEMLAGHLGSIFVADPVIVEEVGRILPWTIGAYFLFGQAIILSSYFQSIGDARRGAIFGLSRSYLFALPLTFLLPLVFGERGIWMTPIFAEAGMILLTWLVLSRNARDRKWRYGLLPT; via the coding sequence ATGACGCACAGTACTGAAACCAATATGTTCCTCACCGGCTGGCTGCCCGGCGTCTTTGCCAAAACTGCCGCGCCGATCATCGTCATCACCACGGTCAACGGCCTCTTTGCCGTCGTCGACGCTTATTTCCTCGGCGTCTATGTCGGGGCCGCCGCGCTGTCCGCCGTCAGCCTCATCTTTCCCGCGCTCATGCTGCTGGTCGCGCTGCAGACGCTGGTTTCGAACGGCATGGCGAACATTCTCGCCCGCCGCCTCGGGGCAGGGGATCGCGCTGGCGCGCGAACGGTGTTCACTAGCGCCCATGCGCTGGCGATCGCCGTCGTCATTGCCGTCAACCTCGTCTATTGGCTCGTCGGCCGGCAGGTCATTGCCCTGGCGGCGGCCGGAAACACCGATGTCGCTCAGAGCGCCGAAGCCTTCATGGGCGTCATGATCGCATTCGCGCCGGTCAGTTTTTTCCTGTCGCTGCATATCGATGGCCTGCGCTGCGAGGGAAAGCTCGGCTTCATGACGCTGGTCATGCTCGCCTCGACGCTGCTCAACATCCTGGCAAACTGGCTGCTGATGGCTGTGGCCCATTGGGGTGTCGTCGGCTCCGCCGGCGGTTCGATCCTGGCGCAATTCACCTGCCTGGCGATCATCCTCGCCTATCGTCTGCGTCGCCCCAGCGCGCTTTCGCTCGACATGAAGCTGCACCTGTCCGAATGGCGGGGCATCTTTGCCTATGGCGCACCGATGAGCCTTGGCTTCATCGGTATTTCGCTGAGCTCGGCCGCCATCCTCTTCAACCTGTCGATCTGGCACGAGGGGAATTATGTCGCGACCGTCGGCGCTTATGGGATCGTCACCCGGGTGATGACCTTCGCCTATCTGCCGCTTCTCGGCCTCAGCATCGCTCTGCAGACGATATCGGGCCACAATCATGGTGCGGCACTTCCTGCCCGTGTGGCCCATAGCGTTGTCATCGCCATGGTCTCGGCCCTGGTCTATTGTGCCGCCGTCGAGCTGATCGTCGAGATGCTGGCGGGACACTTAGGGTCAATCTTCGTCGCCGATCCGGTAATCGTCGAAGAAGTCGGCCGCATCCTGCCATGGACGATCGGCGCCTATTTCCTCTTCGGTCAGGCGATCATCCTATCGTCCTACTTTCAATCGATCGGCGATGCCAGGCGCGGCGCGATCTTCGGCCTGTCACGGTCCTACCTGTTCGCGTTGCCGTTGACATTCCTGCTGCCGCTCGTCTTTGGCGAACGGGGGATCTGGATGACACCCATCTTTGCCGAGGCAGGAATGATCCTGCTCACCTGGCTGGTGCTGTCGCGCAATGCCAGGGATAGGAAATGGCGCTACGGCCTGCTGCCCACATGA
- the iolB gene encoding 5-deoxy-glucuronate isomerase yields the protein MPNLKVKPDGSRGRVTHVTPESAGWTYVGFDLYRLKPGETASAETGDREVCLVWVSGKGSAKAGTKDFGSLGGRMSPFEGAPHALYIPSGSSWSVTAETELELAVCSAPGGGSHEARAIPPGTHPALTRGKGSNVRHVNNIMPEDDDAAHSLLVVEVITPGGNTSSYPPHKHDQDNLPNESFLEETYYHRLNPPQGFGFQRVYTDDRSLDEVMVLEDGDVTLVPKGYHPCAACHGYDLYYLNVMAGPKRIWKFHNAVEHEWLLKS from the coding sequence ATGCCAAATCTCAAGGTCAAACCTGACGGCTCCCGTGGCCGCGTCACCCATGTCACGCCCGAAAGCGCCGGCTGGACCTATGTCGGCTTCGACCTCTACCGCCTGAAGCCGGGCGAAACCGCTTCGGCCGAGACCGGCGATCGCGAAGTCTGCCTCGTTTGGGTCAGCGGCAAGGGAAGCGCCAAGGCGGGTACGAAGGATTTCGGTTCGCTCGGCGGCCGTATGAGTCCCTTCGAGGGCGCGCCCCACGCGCTTTATATTCCCTCTGGATCGAGCTGGTCGGTAACAGCCGAGACCGAGCTGGAACTGGCCGTCTGCTCGGCACCGGGTGGCGGCTCCCATGAAGCACGCGCCATTCCGCCGGGTACGCATCCGGCGCTGACGCGCGGCAAGGGCAGCAATGTCCGCCACGTCAACAACATCATGCCGGAAGACGACGACGCTGCGCATTCGTTGCTGGTTGTCGAAGTGATCACGCCGGGGGGCAATACGTCCTCTTACCCGCCGCATAAGCACGATCAGGACAATCTCCCGAACGAAAGCTTCCTCGAGGAGACCTATTATCATCGCCTCAACCCGCCGCAGGGTTTCGGCTTCCAGCGCGTCTATACAGACGACCGGTCGCTGGATGAGGTCATGGTACTGGAGGACGGCGACGTGACGCTGGTGCCGAAAGGATACCATCCATGCGCCGCCTGCCACGGCTACGATCTCTACTATCTCAACGTCATGGCCGGCCCGAAGCGCATCTGGAAATTCCACAACGCCGTCGAGCACGAATGGCTGCTCAAGTCCTGA
- the iolE gene encoding myo-inosose-2 dehydratase, giving the protein MKAKLGMSPIAWWNDDLPELSDDVSLEECLRQSRGAGFTGMEQGRRFPSNPNEMLPILRAADVTLCGGWFSGTLVNEELAANKDRIAPMIALFKAVNAPCIVYGEVGRSIQGDRSKPLATKPRLSDDEMKAYARRVTEFGEWCAAQSMPLSYHHHMAAVVETEPELDAFMRNSGAGIPLLLDAGHLAFAGGDVLRAIDNHHARINHVHVKDIRKSVVDGLDRSRQSFLDAVALGAFTVPGDGSLDFGAIVKRFADYGYEGWFVVEAEQDPRNAPPQKMAEIGHAELMRVMTAAGYTVETEGFPKG; this is encoded by the coding sequence ATGAAGGCCAAACTCGGCATGTCGCCCATCGCCTGGTGGAACGACGATCTTCCTGAGCTCAGCGACGACGTATCCCTCGAGGAATGCCTGCGGCAATCACGCGGTGCGGGTTTCACCGGCATGGAACAGGGCCGGCGCTTCCCCAGCAACCCAAATGAGATGCTGCCGATCCTGCGCGCTGCCGACGTGACGCTCTGCGGCGGCTGGTTCTCCGGCACGCTCGTCAACGAGGAGCTTGCCGCCAACAAGGACCGCATCGCGCCGATGATCGCGCTGTTCAAGGCCGTCAACGCGCCCTGCATCGTCTATGGCGAAGTCGGCCGCTCTATCCAGGGCGACCGCTCCAAGCCGCTCGCCACCAAGCCGCGCCTTTCGGATGACGAGATGAAGGCCTATGCCCGCCGCGTCACCGAGTTCGGCGAATGGTGCGCTGCGCAGAGCATGCCGCTCTCCTACCATCATCATATGGCGGCCGTTGTCGAGACCGAGCCGGAGCTCGATGCTTTCATGCGCAATTCCGGCGCAGGTATTCCGCTGCTGCTCGATGCTGGTCACTTGGCCTTTGCCGGCGGCGACGTGTTGCGCGCCATCGACAATCATCATGCCCGTATCAATCATGTCCACGTCAAGGATATCCGCAAGTCGGTCGTCGATGGGCTGGATCGCAGCCGGCAATCCTTCCTCGATGCGGTGGCGCTTGGCGCCTTCACGGTGCCGGGCGACGGTTCGCTCGATTTCGGGGCCATCGTCAAGCGTTTCGCCGATTACGGCTATGAAGGCTGGTTCGTGGTCGAAGCCGAGCAGGATCCACGCAACGCGCCGCCGCAGAAGATGGCCGAGATCGGCCATGCCGAATTGATGCGTGTCATGACGGCAGCGGGTTACACGGTTGAAACCGAAGGCTTTCCGAAGGGATAG
- the iolD gene encoding 3D-(3,5/4)-trihydroxycyclohexane-1,2-dione acylhydrolase (decyclizing), with product MGKTIRLTMAQAVAHFLKKQMTIIDGQKQPIFGGVWAIFGHGNVAGIGEALYQVREELPTFRAHNEQGMAHAAIAYAKASFRQRFMACTTSIGPGALNMVTAAGVAHVNRIPVLFLPGDIFANRAPDPVLQQIEDFGDGTVSANDAFRPVSRYFDRITRPEQIMTALKRAMQVLTDPLDCGPVTLSLCQDVQAEAFDYPESFFEEHVWTQRRPQPDADELANAIALIRKSEKPVILAGGGVLYSQATKELTAFAEAHGVPVVVTQAGKSAINETHPLALGSVGVTGTSAANAIAEDTDLVIAIGTRCQDFTTGSWALFKNDKMAIIGLNIAAYDALKHDSHPLVTDVREGLKALSAGLAGWKAPTALAERATQEKKIWMEAAAKAMATTNAALPSDAQVIGAVTRTLGGEKTIVLCAAGGLPGELHKLWPATAPGSYHMEYGFSCMGYEIAGGLGVKMARPEKDVVVMVGDGSYMMLNSELATSVMLGLKITVVLLDNRGYGCINRLQMATGGANFNNLLKDSRFEVMPEIDFRAHAESMGAIAVKVSSIGELEQAIEASRKNDRSSVLVIDTDPLITTDEGGHWWDVAVPEVSPRAEVNKARAAYEKARTSQRIG from the coding sequence ATGGGCAAGACGATCCGATTGACGATGGCACAGGCCGTCGCGCATTTCCTCAAGAAGCAGATGACCATCATCGATGGACAGAAGCAGCCGATCTTCGGTGGCGTCTGGGCGATCTTCGGTCACGGCAACGTCGCCGGCATCGGCGAGGCGCTCTATCAGGTGCGCGAGGAGCTGCCGACCTTCCGCGCCCACAACGAGCAGGGCATGGCCCATGCCGCCATCGCCTATGCCAAGGCAAGCTTCCGCCAGCGCTTCATGGCCTGCACGACCTCCATCGGCCCCGGCGCGCTGAATATGGTGACGGCCGCCGGCGTCGCGCATGTCAACCGCATTCCGGTCCTGTTCCTGCCCGGCGACATCTTCGCCAACCGCGCGCCCGATCCGGTGCTGCAGCAGATCGAGGATTTCGGTGACGGCACTGTCTCCGCCAACGATGCCTTCCGCCCGGTCTCCCGCTATTTCGACCGCATCACGCGTCCCGAGCAGATTATGACGGCGCTGAAGCGCGCCATGCAGGTCCTGACTGATCCGCTCGATTGCGGCCCGGTGACGCTTTCGCTCTGCCAGGACGTGCAGGCCGAGGCCTTCGACTATCCCGAGAGCTTTTTCGAGGAGCATGTCTGGACCCAGCGCCGCCCGCAACCGGATGCGGACGAGCTGGCCAACGCCATCGCGCTGATCCGCAAATCCGAAAAGCCCGTTATCCTCGCCGGTGGCGGCGTGCTCTATTCGCAGGCGACCAAGGAACTCACGGCTTTCGCCGAAGCGCATGGCGTTCCAGTCGTCGTAACGCAGGCCGGCAAATCGGCGATCAACGAAACGCATCCGCTGGCGCTCGGCTCGGTCGGGGTGACTGGCACGTCGGCCGCCAACGCCATTGCCGAGGATACCGACCTGGTGATTGCCATCGGCACCCGCTGCCAGGATTTCACCACTGGTTCCTGGGCGCTGTTCAAGAACGATAAGATGGCGATCATCGGCCTCAACATCGCTGCCTATGATGCACTGAAGCACGATAGTCACCCATTGGTGACGGATGTGCGCGAAGGTCTGAAGGCCCTCAGCGCCGGCCTTGCCGGCTGGAAGGCGCCGACAGCGCTTGCCGAACGGGCAACGCAGGAAAAGAAGATCTGGATGGAAGCCGCCGCCAAGGCGATGGCGACCACGAATGCCGCCCTGCCTTCCGACGCCCAGGTGATCGGCGCCGTCACGCGCACGCTCGGCGGAGAGAAAACCATTGTGCTTTGTGCCGCCGGCGGTCTACCGGGCGAGTTGCACAAGCTCTGGCCTGCGACAGCGCCCGGCAGCTACCACATGGAATACGGCTTCTCCTGCATGGGCTACGAGATTGCCGGCGGGCTCGGCGTCAAGATGGCGCGGCCGGAGAAGGATGTGGTCGTCATGGTCGGCGACGGCTCCTACATGATGCTGAATTCCGAACTGGCGACCTCGGTCATGCTCGGGTTGAAGATCACCGTCGTCCTGCTCGACAACCGGGGCTATGGCTGCATCAACCGCCTGCAGATGGCGACCGGCGGCGCGAACTTCAACAATCTGCTGAAGGACTCGCGTTTCGAAGTGATGCCGGAGATCGACTTCCGGGCGCATGCGGAAAGCATGGGCGCGATTGCCGTGAAGGTCTCCTCCATCGGCGAGCTGGAACAGGCGATCGAGGCATCCAGGAAGAACGACCGCAGCTCGGTCCTCGTCATCGATACCGATCCGCTGATCACCACGGACGAAGGCGGCCACTGGTGGGATGTCGCCGTTCCGGAGGTCAGCCCGCGCGCCGAGGTCAACAAGGCCCGCGCCGCCTATGAAAAGGCCCGCACCTCCCAGCGCATCGGCTGA